The Maylandia zebra isolate NMK-2024a linkage group LG7, Mzebra_GT3a, whole genome shotgun sequence genome contains a region encoding:
- the LOC101478687 gene encoding serine/threonine-protein kinase WNK1 isoform X4, whose amino-acid sequence MSEKPDDKMVKFLAPPQKSGNAPSSGSDSMVGEGRPVEVRRRHHTMERDRCNPEHRFLRRSVISDSNATALALPLPSKIPIPTSQLVQPQEAVLQQQKTAGTYSPKTEPSLSQNEKSVDDGKEGEGKDIEIARVAVVPSQQEPARVRDICDGEAVVAAHTTPSLETELPIQVEPESGTEVKVQHEEGEEADKDARARAEAEQREAEKKVQEDIEEAETKAVGTSPDGRFLKFDIEIGRGSFKTVYKGLDTETTVEVAWCELQDRKLSKSERQRFKEEAGMLKGLQHPNIVRFYDSWEGPSKGRKCIVLVTELMTSGTLKTYLKRFKVMKIKVLRSWCRQILKGLHFLHTRAPPIIHRDLKCDNIFITGPTGSVKIGDLGLATLKRASFAKSVIGTPEFMAPEMYEEKYDESVDVYAFGMCMLEMATSEYPYSECQNAAQIYRRVTSGVKPGSFDKVAIPEVKEIIEGCIRQNKDERYSIKDLLNHAFFQEDTGVRVELAEEEDGEMQAIKLWLRIEDVKKLKGKYKDSEAIEFSFDLIKDVPEDVAQEMVDSGYVCEGDHKTIAKAIKDRVSLINLKRAQRKQVREDQEKRRLEEEQQSQPPQQTGQQSGIEATQSQPVSQHASYMPPQPNQQSSQMSVQPAAQQGLQTSNYNTQSQGVSYVPQSTGQIPVQNQSLAAVQPESEEPESDQQLQHTGGAWDMGDRLAGSSVVTEAQPSQSGVSYSSSTTQTQSDQMQQQQLAVGGQSEVVPVPNANQTVPLTPAQIPSQQSTMAPSSHPQQQSESTSAPQSSLQSQAQTGAQHLQAPVSVPQSTPVEQPVGSSSLAPPSVDSCPSDAASGLSDGNDGSTSGGRHEGRSLKRQQRRSVRSRSRHEKTAKAKLNVLSISNMGDRVAECQLETHNRKMVTFRFDLDGDNPEEIAQIMVESEFILETERESFIDHIREVIEMADEKGERMKDSFPQMSDLQQQPELSVPMLPGISPSTTAQVVHSAGRRFIVSPVPESRLREQFFGGASTNTSVGEEPVTAPLVSLGLSLSAPSATLQQAFNEVKQTRIQKGKTFDASAAEQESVTPHSEAVPSSNNITTSVESVASTTTPTFPSLKSGAASSPPSSASPGRVSPTPVSVPPQTAGSDCSPPPQSSHETTPSQYPIAVNVPPSSVSPPSTQPSVPAVIGSQLGNSSISSGSSSTTGSVPAPEQQPFNSAVACSQPVNSSNHAPQNTATQPPLPTNQSQAQQQPVESEGAEIQTKTAGRDDIHALEQKLRSLFKDQSSASQALDSSQNAGTSSPPTGTSSPPPGPASVPPSNLPLTSGAQSVLGPTTTPGQIVTVAGHAQTPPTKPRAQTLPGGFDQISTASSDVPPFPGPNQQPLDNLDAQLRRALSPETVQEGNGVIVGRFQVSIAPDGATSSAQDPSSVVSSSSQTPSSTSSSSSSTSSSPSSPENTFHRSSPLPKGLTEVNAVDGGSSVSESQPTTIGRFTVSTSTSATSEPTAATGSKVGRFSVTVTPGPAASSSPTHDCSVQNGPSSSTSDSHVTHPHYSSGNDDDSETDDEALQKEISRLREKHMMEIQALQARQKEEIEGLFTRMGKTPPPSVLSPAVAMPGGRRRLKSKSHKSARSSGQPSPVHSAQSQGSESPPKQSSASVTETSEIAAESVTRSQLTSSPSMPSLSNCSTGSSGISSTNGSGHLQAECSTLSQATGAPPAGSNTQKGKGTFTDDLHQLVDNWARDAISQSQGKRGPKTGAQGGLGLDIIPPANIGRKFSAPGYLGPPHSNTTSTHLPNPTNPSASLGPRKGSLGPVAQGYGYTSVSYSAPQWAGPTPTCQMVNPGQPLTQYQPSTATPVSLHQGYQVGTTSTPQKSVNPGGSNLRPT is encoded by the exons ATGTCGGAAAAGCCAGACGACAAAATGGTGAAGTTCCTGGCTCCCCCTCAGAAAAGTGGAAATGCCCCTAGTTCTGGTTCAGATTCGATGGTTGGTGAGGGTCGGCCAGTGGAAGTGAGACGCCGGCATCACACCATGGAACGCGATCGATGTAACCCTGAACACCGTTTTCTACGTCGCAGTGTCATCAGTGATTCTAATGCCACAGCTTTGGCCCTTCCTTTACCCAGCAAGATCCCCATCCCTACGTCTCAGCTGGTTCAGCCACAGGAAGCAGTCCTCCAGCAGCAAAAGACTGCTGGTACTTACTCACCCAAGACTGAACCAAGTTTATCTCAAAATGAGAAGTCTGTGGATGATGGAAAAGAGGGAGAAGGAAAAGATATAGAAATAGCCAGGGTGGCTGTAGTGCCTTCACAGCAAGAGCCTGCTAGAGTGCGTGACATCTGTGATGGAGAGGCAGTAGTAGCAGCTCACACGACACCCAGCCTGGAAACAGAATTGCCAATTCAAGTTGAACCTGAAAGCGGCACTGAGGTGAAGGTACAACACGAGGAAGGAGAGGAGGCAGATAAGGACGCCAGAGCCCGAGCAGAGGCAGAGCAGCGGGAAGCTGAGAAAAAAGTCCAAGAAGACATCGAGGAGGCTGAAACCAAAGCAGTGGGCACATCACCTGATGGACGGTTCCTGAAGTTTGACATAGAAATTGGACGTGGCTCTTTCAAGACAGTCTACAAGGGCTTGGACACCGAGACCACTGTGGAGGTGGCTTGGTGTGAATTGCAG GATCGTAAGCTTTCGAAGTCGGAACGGCAGCGTTTTAAGGAGGAGGCTGGCATGTTAAAGGGACTACAACATCCCAACATTGTTCGCTTTTACGACTCCTGGGAAGGACCCTCCAAAGGCAGGAAGTGCATTGTGTTGGTCACAGAGCTCATGACTTCTGGGACACTCAAAAC ATATCTGAAGCGGTTCAAGGTGATGAAAATTAAAGTGCTGCGGAGCTGGTGTAGACAAATCCTGAAGGGCCTCCACTTTCTTCACACTCGGGCTCCTCCAATCATCCACAGAGACCTTAAATGTGACAACATTTTCATCACAGGCCCCACAGGGTCTGTCAAGATTGGAGACCTGGGACTGGCCACTCTCAAACGCGCATCCTTTGCCAAAAGTGTTATAG GTACCCCTGAGTTCATGGCGCCTGAGATGTATGAGGAGAAGTACGACGAGTCAGTGGATGTGTATGCCTTTGGAATGTGCATGCTGGAGATGGCCACCTCAGAGTACCCTTACTCAGAGTGCCAGAATGCTGCACAGATCTACCGCAGAGTTACCAGC GGGGTGAAGCCAGGCAGCTTTGACAAGGTGGCCATTCCTGAAGTGAAGGAGATCATCGAGGGATGTATTCGTCAGAACAAGGACGAGAG GTACTCGATCAAGGACTTGCTGAACCATGCCTTCTTCCAGGAGGATACAGGCGTGCGTGTGGAGCTGGCagaagaggaggatggagaGATGCAAGCTATTAAGCTGTGGTTGAGAATTGAGGATGTAAAAAAACTCAAGGGGAAGTACAAAGACAGCGAAGCCATTGAGTTTTCTTTTGACCTCATCAAAGATGTTCCAGAGGATGTGGCTCAGGAAATG GTTGACTCTGGTTATGTGTGTGAAGGTGACCACAAGACCATTGCGAAAGCCATAAAAGACAGAGTTTCTCTAATCAATCTTAAGAGGGCTCAGCGGAAGCAG GTCAGAGAAGATCAGGAGAAGAGAAGGCTTGAAGAAGAACAGCAATCACAGCCCCCACAGCAAACAGGCCAACAGTCTGGCATAGAGGCGACTCAGTCACAGCCCGTTTCACAGCATGCATCTTACATGCCTCCACAGCCTAACCAACAAAGCTCACAGATGTCTGTCCAACCAGCAGCTCAACAGGGCCTTCAGACGTCTAACTACAACACTCAATCGCAGGGCGTTTCTTATGTTCCCCAGTCAACTGGGCAAATCCCAGTACAGAATCAGAGCTTAGCTGCTGTTCAGCCAGAGTCCGAAGAGCCCGAGAGTGaccagcagctgcagcacacTGGAGGTG CTTGGGACATGGGAGATAGACTAGCAGGTTCCTCTGTTGTTACTGAGGCTCAGCCCTCTCAGTCTGGAGTATCCTACAGCTCTTCCACTACTCAGACACAGAGTGATCAAatgcagcaacagcagctggCAGTG GGTGGTCAGTCTGAAGTTGTTCCTGTTCCAAATGCCAACCAGACCGTCCCATTGACACCTGCACAG ATTCCCTCCCAACAATCGACAATGGCCCCATCTTCTCACCCGCAGCAGCAGTCAGAGAGCACCAGTGCTCCACAGAGCTCTCTACAATCACAGGCACAGACAGGAGCTCAGCATTTACAG GCTCCTGTGAGTGTTCCTCAGTCCACACCAGTGGAGCAGCCAGTGGGATCTTCTTCCCTAGCACCACCGTCTGTAGATAG CTGTCCATCAGATGCAGCTTCGGGTCTTAGTGATGGCAATGATGGTTCTACATCAGGAGGCCGCCATGAGGGACGCTCGCTGAAGCGGCAACAGCGGCGATCTGTACGCAGTCGCTCTCGCCACGAGAAGACGGCAAAGGCCAAGCTAAATGTTCTTAGT ATCTCTAATATGGGAGACAGAGTAGCAGAGTGCCAGCTGGAAACGCACAACAGGAAGATGGTGACCTTCAGATTTGATCTTGATGGAGATAATCCAGAAGAAATTGCCCAGATTATG GTTGAAAGTGAGTTCATCTTGGAGACTGAGCGAGAATCATTCATTGACCATATCCGTGAGGTCATAGAAATGGCTGATGAGAAAGGAGAGCGCATGAAGGACAGCTTTCCTCAG ATGAGTGACCTCCAACAACAACCTGAGTTGTCTGTTCCCATGCTACCAG gtaTTTCCCCCAGCACTACAGCCCAGGTGGTGCATTCAGCAGGACGTAGGTTCATCGTCAGCCCAGTGCCAGAGTCTCGACTCAGAGAGCAGTTCTTTGGAGGCGCTTCAACCAATACCTCAGTTGGAGAAGAGCCTGTTACAG ctccTTTGGTGTCATTGGGcctgtctctctctgctccaTCAGCAACTCTCCAGCAGGCCTTTAATGAAGTAAAGCAGACTCGTATTCAGAAAGGCAAAACATTTGATGCCTCTGCTGCTGAGCAAGAATCAGTCACTCCCCACTCCGAGGCTGTCCCAAGCTCTAACAATATCACGACTTCTGTCGAGTCTGTAGCTTCCACCACTACTCCCACATTTCCTTCTCTGAAGTCTGGTGCAGCATCCTCGCCACCTTCGTCAGCTTCACCTGGGAGGGTTTCCCCTACACCAGTGTCTGTGCCACCCCAAACTGCTGGGAGTGACTGCAGTCCACCACCTCAGTCCTCCCATGAAACGACCCCTTCACAGTATCCAATAGCTGTTAACGTCCCTCCTTCCTCTGTTTCTCCTCCATCTACACAGCCCTCTGTCCCTGCTGTAATTGGATCTCAGCTGGGCAATAGTTCTATCTCCTCTGGCTCATCCAGTACTACTGGAAGTGTTCCTGCACCAGAGCAGCAGCCATTTAATAGTGCTGTTGCATGTTCTCAGCCGGTGAATTCATCCAACCATGCACCACAGAATACAGCCACCCAGCCCCCACTCCCCACCAACCAAAGCCAAGCCCAGCAGCAGCCAGTGGAGTCAGAAGGGGCTGAGATTCAGACAAAGACCGCTGGCAGAGATGACATCCATGCCCTTGAGCAGAAGCTTCGGTCTCTTTTTAAAGACCAGAGCTCTGCCTCCCAAGCACTGGATTCCAGTCAGAATGCAGGGACCTCCTCTCCTCCCACTGGGACTTCTTCCCCTCCACCCGGACCTGCCTCTGTGCCCCCTTCTAATCTTCCCCTCACCTCTGGGGCACAAAGTGTTCTGGGCCCGACAACCACTCCAGGGCAGATTGTAACTGTGGCAGGACATGCCCAGACTCCTCCAACGAAGCCCAGAGCACAG ACTTTACCTGGGGGTTTTGACCAAATTTCTACAGCTTCGTCTGATGTGCCCCCATTTCCTGGACCAAATCAG CAACCCCTAGATAATTTGGATGCCCAGTTGAGAAGAGCTCTAAGTCCAGAGACGGTTCAGGAAGGCAATGGTGTCATTGTAGGACGTTTCCAA GTCTCTATTGCTCCTGATGGTGCAACCAGCAGTGCTCAAGATCCATCCAGTGTTGTTTCATCCTCTTCCCAGACGCCGTCCTCAacgtcctcttcttcttcttccacctcttcctctccctccaGTCCAGAAAATACCTTTCACCGATCATCTCCTCTGCCTAAAGGACTCACTGAAGTTAATGCTGTCGATGGGGGCTCTTCTGTTTCTGAGAGTCAGCCCACCACTATTGGGCGCTTCACAGTGTCCACGAGCACCAGTGCGACATCTGAGCCAACCGCTGCCACTGGCTCTAAAGTGGGACGATTTTCAGTCACAG TGACCCCTGGTCCAGCAGCTAGCTCCAGTCCAACACATGACTGCAGCGTGCAGAATGGACCATCATCCTCAACTTCTGATTCTCATGTCACACATCCACATTATAGTAGTGGGAATGATGATGACTCGGAGACTGATGATGAAGCCTTGCAAAAAGAAATCAGTCGTCTGAGGGAGAA ACACATGATGGAAATTCAGGCCTTGCAGGCTCGTCAGAAAGAGGAGATAGAGGGCCTGTTCACTCGCATGGGAAAAactcctcctccttctgtgcTCTCCCCTGCTGTGGCCATGCCTGGAGGACGACGAAGGCTAAAAAGCAAAAGTCACAAATCGGCTCGCAGTAGTGGACAGCCCAGCCCTGTACACTCAG CTCAGAGCCAAGGTTCAGAGTCCCCTCCAAAGCAAAGTTCAGCCTCAGTAACAGAGACCTCAGAAATTGCAGCAGAGTCTGTAACACGGTCACAGCTCACATCCTCTCCATCCATGCCAAGCCTCAGCAATTGCTCCACAG GATCAAGTGGGATTAGCTCCACAAATGGTTCAGGACACTTGCAGGCTGAGTGTTCTACCCTGTCCCAGGCCACTGGAGCCCCTCCTGCTGGCTCTAACACCCAGAAGGGTAAGGGGACCTTCACTGACGACCTGCACCAACTGGTGGATAACTGGGCCAGGGATGCCATCAGCCAATCCCAGGGGAAGAGAGGCCCTAAAACTGGAGCACAGGGAGGGTTGGGACTTGAT ATCATCCCTCCAGCCAACATTGGCCGTAAATTCTCAGCTCCAGGCTATCTCGGCCCACCACATTCCAACACCACGTCCACTCACCTCCCCAACCCAACCAATCCCTCTGCTTCTTTGGGTCCTCGCAAAGGCTCCCTGGGTCCAGTTGCCCAGGGGTACGGATATACTTCAGTCTCGTACAGTGCTCCTCAGTGGGCAGGACCCACACCAACATGCCAGATGGTTAACCCGGGACAGCCACTAACACAGTACCAGCCATCTACAGCAACTCCAGTGTCTCTGCACCAAGGTTACCAAGTGGGAACTACATCAACCCCCCAGAAATCAGTCAACCCTGGAGGGTCCAACCTGAGGCCTACGTAA